The Setaria italica strain Yugu1 chromosome IX, Setaria_italica_v2.0, whole genome shotgun sequence genome has a window encoding:
- the LOC101783214 gene encoding protein YABBY 3, whose translation MSSSSSSSSAASASAVFPPSPQPPPPLLVENLPPLHQLTPVAAAAPASEQLCYVHCHFCDTVLVVSVPTSSLFKTVTVRCGHCSSLLTVNMRGLLFQGTPTNTAAPPADVTSTTTTITTEPPAAADASVNNGQFHFHHSLNLNPPHQQSLLDEISSSANPSLQLLEQHGLGGLIPSGRNAAAPPPPHPPAAAAKGTKEPSPRTNPVVNRPPEKRQRVPSAYNRFIKDEIQRIKAGNPDISHREAFSAAAKNWAHFPHIHFGLMPDHQGLKKTSLLPHQDHQRKDGLLKDGLYAAAANMGVAPY comes from the exons atgtcgtcctcctcgtcctcgtcctccgcggcctccgcctccgccgtgtTCCCGCCGtccccgcagccgccgccaccgctgctggTGGAGAACCTCCCGCCGCTGCACCAGCTcactccggtggcggcggcggcgccggcctccgAGCAGCTCTGCTACGTGCACTGCCACTTCTGCGACACCGTCCTCGTC GTGAGCGTGCCGACGAGCAGCCTGTTCAAGACGGTGACGGTGCGGTGCGGCCACTGCAGCAGCCTGCTCACCGTAAACATGAGGGGCCTCCTCTTCCAGGGCACGCCGACGaacaccgccgcgccgccagccgACGTCACTAGCActaccaccaccatcaccacggagccgccggcggcggcggacgcgtcGGTCAACAACGGGCAGTTCCACTTCCACCACTCGCTCAACCTCAACCCTCCCCACCAGCAATCCCTCCTG GATGAGATATCGAGCAGCGCGAACCCGAGCCTGCAGCTTCTGGAGCagcacggcctcggcggcctGATCCCCAGCGGCAGgaacgccgcggcgccgcccccgcctcacccgcccgcggcggcggcgaaaggGACCAAGGAGCCATCGCCGCGCACTAACCCCGTCGTCAACAGAC CTCCGGAGAAGAGGCAGCGCGTGCCGTCGGCGTACAACCGCTTCATCAA GGACGAAATCCAACGCATCAAGGCTGGCAATCCCGACATCTCGCACAGGGAGGCCTTCAGCGCGGCGGCCAAGAAC TGGGCGCACTTTCCGCATATCCACTTTGGACTCATGCCGGATCACCAGGGGCTCAAGAAGACAAGCCTGCTACCTCATCAG GATCACCAAAGAAAGGACGGGCTTCTAAAGGATGGGCTCTACGCGGCGGCAGCCAACATGGGGGTTGCTCCATACTAA
- the LOC101783619 gene encoding protein GRAVITROPIC IN THE LIGHT 1: protein MLHKFALAFKTKTIEFFAEEEDDEDADRFARSPLPGADGVLAGQRVVVLKPDPLNPNPSAGGVGRAASGQEAAVEAALATASSFQAAYLHLQAAHSPFLPEAAAAADAAAVSHLRRLSELKRIARGAPAETPGPDGGGALTAHLEAQVRENQALLRSFDAVVNRLQAALDAKDAAGAALRLDLEALDDANARLSARLDRALAPPPGGDAVGSMLSAGVFDSVLRDALRVAHRFARALAEVLRCAGWDLTAAAAAAYPGVSYSKGGHCRYALLSRVCLSMFDGFDSYEFGAAADNAELEGIELAIRRNESLQQFIEHSDADPIELMNSSPDCEFAQFCDRKYKQLIHPGIESSLFGNSDCGTLPVMSVAGPLYELFVAMASSIWTLHRLAWAYDPAVGIFQVSRGTEFSTVYMENIVRSKGFSGSKELGKTARPKVGFTVVPGFRLGGTVIQCRVYLDHGKREEGIIDSI from the coding sequence ATGCTCCACAAGTTCGCGCTCGCGTTCAAGACCAAGACCATCGAGTTCttcgccgaggaggaggatgacgaggacgCCGACCGATTCGCGCGCTCCCCGCTCCCGGGCGCGGATGGGGTCCTGGCTGGGCAGCGGGTGGTCGTGCTGAAGCCCGACCCGctgaaccctaaccctagcgcgggcggggtcgggcgggcgGCGTCCGGGCAGGAGGCGGCCGTCGAGGCGGCGCTCGCGACGGCCTCGTCGTTCCAGGCGGCGTACCTGCACCTGCAGGCGGCCCACTCGCCGTTcctgccggaggcggcggcggccgcggacgccgcggcggtgtCGCACCTCCGCCGGCTGTCGGAGCTCAAGCGGATCGCGAGGGGCGCGCCGGCGGAGACGCCCGGGCCGGACGGGGGCGGGGCTCTCACGGCGCACCTCGAGGCCCAGGTGCGCGAGAACCAGGCGCTGCTGCGGTCCTTCGACGCCGTGGTGAACCGCCTCCAGGCCGCGCTCGACGCCAAGGACGCCGCGGGTGCCGCGCTGCGGCTCGACCTCGAGGCGCTCGACGACGCCAACGCGCGGCTCTCGGCCCGCCTCGACcgcgcgctcgcgccgccgccgggcggcgaCGCCGTCGGCTCCATGCTTTCCGCGGGCGTCTTCGACTCAGTCCTCCGCGACGCGCTCCGCGTCGCCCACCGATTCGCCCGCGCGCTAGCCGAGGTCCTCCGGTGCGCTGGGTGGGACctgaccgcggcggcggcggctgcctaCCCAGGCGTCTCCTACTCCAAGGGCGGCCACTGCCGCTACGCCCTGCTCTCCCGCGTCTGCCTCTCCATGTTCGACGGATTTGATTCCTACGAATTCGGCGCCGCAGCTGACAACGCAGAGCTTGAAGGAATCGAGCTGGCAATCCGCCGGAATGAGTCGCTGCAGCAATTCATCGAGCACTCAGATGCAGACCCAATAGAGCTCATGAATTCAAGCCCAGATTGTGAGTTTGCCCAATTTTGCGACCGCAAGTACAAACAGCTGATCCATCCTGGCATTGAGTCCTCCCTGTTTGGGAATTCAGACTGTGGGACATTGCCGGTGATGAGTGTGGCCGGCCCACTCTACGAGCTGTTTGTTGCAATGGCAAGCTCAATATGGACGCTCCACCGGTTAGCTTGGGCGTATGACCCGGCAGTCGGCATATTCCAGGTCAGCCGGGGCACAGAGTTCTCAACGGTGTACATGGAGAACATTGTCCGGTCGAAGGGTTTTTCAGGGAGCAAGGAGCTTGGGAAGACAGCGCGACCGAAGGTCGGGTTCACGGTGGTGCCGGGCTTCCGGCTTGGAGGGACAGTGATCCAATGTAGGGTGTATCTAGATCATGGGAAGAGGGAAGAAGGCATTATAGATTCAATTTGA